In Microbacterium laevaniformans, a single window of DNA contains:
- a CDS encoding FadR/GntR family transcriptional regulator — protein MTENTPARAWRVVLEKIEADLLSGALGPGDRLPPERELAATLGVGRSSVREALRVLEVMGLIRTATGSGPTAGAIVTATPHGGLAQLLRLQVAAHGFPIPDVYETRLLLEEWAVAHLADLDEPDLAEARATLAAMEDEQLTADDFLALDAQFHLRLTDAAGNLVVAATMAGLRTTIENYIRAGARRISDWDATVERLHREHGDILGAIESGDAERARELVRAHITAYYADAGMPAPSTAVVAVDG, from the coding sequence ATGACGGAGAACACCCCAGCCCGCGCCTGGCGCGTCGTGCTCGAGAAGATCGAGGCCGACCTGCTCAGCGGTGCTCTCGGGCCGGGCGACCGACTGCCGCCGGAGCGCGAACTCGCGGCCACCCTCGGGGTGGGGCGGTCGAGCGTGCGCGAGGCCCTGCGGGTGCTCGAGGTTATGGGTCTCATCCGGACGGCGACGGGCTCAGGCCCCACCGCGGGCGCGATCGTCACGGCGACCCCGCACGGTGGTCTCGCACAGTTGCTGCGTCTGCAGGTCGCGGCGCACGGTTTTCCCATCCCCGACGTGTATGAGACGCGGCTCCTGCTGGAGGAGTGGGCGGTCGCCCACCTGGCCGATCTCGACGAGCCCGATCTCGCCGAAGCCCGGGCGACACTCGCCGCCATGGAGGACGAGCAGCTGACGGCAGACGATTTCCTCGCGCTCGACGCGCAGTTCCACCTGCGTTTGACGGATGCCGCGGGCAACCTCGTCGTCGCCGCGACGATGGCCGGTCTTCGCACGACGATCGAGAACTACATCCGCGCCGGCGCGCGTCGGATCTCCGATTGGGACGCGACCGTCGAGCGACTGCACCGCGAGCACGGTGACATCCTCGGTGCGATCGAGTCGGGCGACGCGGAGCGCGCTCGTGAGCTCGTGCGCGCCCACATCACCGCCTACTACGCGGATGCCGGCATGCCTGCCCCGTCGACCGCCGTCGTGGCTGTCGACGGCTGA
- a CDS encoding DUF1295 domain-containing protein, with protein MHPLLLVIVLAAVASAFCWVASLVSGDTSWVDRLWSIVPVAYVWVFAVSAVADDADAGRLILMAVLVTAGGARLTFNFARKGGYSGVEDYRWAILRGRMSPILFQVFNLLFIVLYQMTLLVLITLPAAMARTHPAPLTAADVIITVLFVGFLLGESVADQQQWDFHRAKARGTADGFLTTGLFAYSRHPNFFFEQAQWWAFYAFGATAAVASGGGVWGGVINPTIVGAILLTLLFVGSTVFTESISAEKYPAYAQYQRTTSMLVPLPRRRDGARVS; from the coding sequence ATGCACCCCCTCCTGCTCGTCATCGTCCTCGCCGCCGTCGCGTCCGCCTTCTGCTGGGTGGCGTCGCTCGTCAGCGGGGACACCTCCTGGGTGGACCGTCTGTGGTCGATCGTCCCCGTGGCGTACGTCTGGGTGTTCGCGGTGTCCGCGGTCGCGGACGACGCAGACGCGGGGCGCCTGATTCTGATGGCCGTCCTCGTGACCGCGGGGGGTGCGCGACTGACCTTCAACTTCGCGCGCAAGGGCGGCTACTCCGGCGTCGAGGACTACCGTTGGGCGATCCTGCGCGGGCGCATGTCGCCGATACTGTTCCAGGTCTTCAACCTGCTGTTCATCGTGCTCTATCAGATGACACTGCTCGTGCTCATCACGCTGCCTGCGGCGATGGCGAGGACTCATCCGGCTCCGCTGACGGCGGCCGATGTGATCATCACCGTGCTCTTCGTCGGTTTTCTCCTCGGCGAGAGCGTCGCCGATCAGCAGCAGTGGGACTTCCACCGGGCGAAGGCACGCGGTACTGCGGACGGCTTCCTCACGACGGGCCTGTTCGCCTACAGTCGGCATCCGAACTTCTTCTTCGAGCAGGCGCAGTGGTGGGCGTTCTACGCGTTCGGTGCCACCGCCGCCGTCGCCTCCGGAGGCGGCGTGTGGGGCGGCGTGATCAACCCGACGATCGTCGGCGCGATCCTGCTGACGCTCCTGTTCGTGGGATCGACCGTGTTCACCGAGTCGATCTCGGCCGAGAAGTACCCCGCCTACGCGCAGTATCAG